Proteins encoded within one genomic window of Mycolicibacterium aubagnense:
- a CDS encoding acyl-CoA dehydrogenase family protein: MTTLSTEEAFLIQTVREFIDREVKPSVQEVEHANEYPDKWIEQMKAIGIYGLAVPEAYGGAPVSMPCYARVTQELARGWMSLAGAMGGHTVVAKLLTLFGTEEQKQTYLPKMATGEIRATMALTEPGGGSDLQAMTTVAKRDGDELVITGAKTWISNARRSQLIALLCKTDPAAQPKHQGISIVLVEHGPGLTVSRDLPKLGYKGVESCELAFDNYRTSTSAILGCAPGKGFGQMMKGLETGRIQVAARALGVATAALEDALAYAQQRESFGQPIWKHQSIGNYLADMATKLTAARQLTWYAAERYDSGDRCDMEAGMAKLFASETAMEIALNAVRIHGGYGYSTEYDVERYFRDAPLMIVGEGTNEIQRNVIAAQLVSRGGM, from the coding sequence ATGACCACGCTCAGCACTGAAGAGGCCTTCCTGATCCAGACGGTGCGGGAGTTCATCGACCGCGAGGTAAAGCCGAGCGTGCAGGAGGTCGAGCACGCCAATGAATACCCCGACAAATGGATCGAGCAGATGAAGGCGATCGGGATCTACGGCTTGGCCGTCCCCGAAGCCTATGGCGGCGCCCCGGTTTCGATGCCGTGTTATGCCCGCGTCACCCAGGAGTTGGCGCGGGGCTGGATGAGTCTGGCCGGGGCGATGGGCGGACACACCGTCGTCGCCAAGTTGCTGACCCTGTTCGGCACCGAGGAACAGAAACAGACCTATCTGCCGAAGATGGCGACCGGCGAGATCAGGGCCACCATGGCGCTCACCGAACCGGGCGGCGGATCGGACCTGCAGGCCATGACCACCGTCGCGAAGCGCGACGGCGATGAGCTGGTGATCACCGGCGCCAAGACCTGGATCTCGAACGCGCGGCGCTCACAGCTGATCGCCCTGTTGTGCAAGACCGATCCGGCGGCACAGCCCAAACACCAGGGCATCTCGATCGTGCTGGTCGAACACGGGCCGGGGCTGACGGTGTCGCGCGACCTGCCCAAGCTCGGCTACAAGGGCGTGGAATCCTGCGAACTGGCCTTCGACAACTACCGCACCAGCACCTCAGCGATCCTGGGCTGCGCACCGGGCAAAGGCTTCGGCCAGATGATGAAGGGCCTGGAGACCGGCCGTATCCAGGTGGCCGCCCGAGCCCTCGGCGTCGCCACCGCCGCATTGGAGGACGCGTTGGCGTACGCGCAGCAGCGCGAGAGTTTCGGCCAGCCCATCTGGAAGCACCAGTCGATCGGCAACTACCTGGCCGACATGGCAACCAAGCTGACGGCGGCCCGTCAACTCACCTGGTACGCCGCCGAGCGCTATGACAGCGGCGATCGCTGCGACATGGAGGCCGGGATGGCGAAATTGTTCGCCTCCGAAACCGCCATGGAAATCGCGCTCAACGCCGTCCGCATCCACGGTGGATATGGCTACTCCACCGAATACGACGTGGAACGGTATTTCCGGGATGCCCCACTCATGATCGTCGGCGAAGGCACCAACGAAATCCAGCGCAACGTCATCGCCGCCCAACTGGTGTCCCGCGGCGGCATGTGA
- a CDS encoding acetyl-CoA hydrolase/transferase C-terminal domain-containing protein — protein MTVGFASRLRHTLRPGMTIALGDGVGGLWTLGDGTSVLTEISCAATEVGGVNLILGWSPLPLADLRPDGFARVITLMPGWGARALAASAVTRSIPTSMSAIPALVAGPLRPDLLITRMVARSGKLSLSTEVSWQQGLIAAGVPVWAVVDGSAPAASAVHGGVASADIDVVGLCSDGPTPMPGRAPEPVHEALADNVLRLVPPGARLQYGPGQLGTAILQRAEIPLAIDTGLLTDAVVDLDRRGLLVGVPSATYLFGGAELFAWADGREILHGIEHTHDVTRLATGGPFVSVNTAVEIDPYGQVNVEGIGDRVVGGIGGHPDYCTAGRLSPDGLSIIAVTSRFGGRSPLVERLSRPASTPAHDVDVIVTERGHVDLRDADWVQRRALLTELFDR, from the coding sequence ATGACCGTCGGCTTCGCCTCCCGGCTGCGGCACACGCTGCGCCCGGGCATGACGATAGCCCTCGGTGATGGTGTGGGTGGCCTCTGGACACTCGGCGACGGCACCTCTGTACTGACTGAGATCAGCTGCGCCGCAACCGAAGTAGGTGGTGTGAACCTGATCCTCGGTTGGTCGCCGCTGCCGTTGGCGGACCTGCGTCCGGACGGCTTCGCCCGGGTGATCACCCTGATGCCGGGCTGGGGAGCACGGGCACTCGCCGCATCAGCGGTGACCCGGTCCATTCCCACCAGCATGTCGGCGATCCCCGCGTTGGTCGCTGGTCCGTTGCGGCCCGATCTGTTGATCACCCGAATGGTCGCACGCAGCGGAAAGCTGTCCTTGTCCACCGAGGTGTCGTGGCAGCAGGGGCTGATCGCCGCCGGCGTCCCGGTGTGGGCGGTCGTGGACGGTTCGGCTCCCGCGGCGAGCGCAGTACACGGCGGCGTGGCGAGTGCTGACATCGATGTGGTCGGCCTGTGCAGTGACGGGCCGACGCCGATGCCGGGACGCGCGCCGGAGCCGGTGCATGAGGCACTTGCCGACAACGTGCTCCGGCTCGTACCGCCGGGGGCCCGATTGCAATACGGGCCCGGACAACTGGGAACGGCAATCCTGCAGCGTGCGGAGATTCCTTTGGCAATCGATACCGGATTGCTCACCGACGCCGTGGTGGATCTCGATCGCCGGGGCCTGCTCGTCGGAGTTCCCTCTGCCACATACCTGTTCGGCGGCGCCGAACTGTTCGCGTGGGCTGACGGACGCGAGATTCTGCACGGTATCGAACACACCCACGACGTGACGCGGCTCGCGACCGGCGGACCGTTCGTGTCGGTCAACACCGCCGTTGAGATCGATCCGTACGGCCAGGTCAATGTCGAAGGCATCGGCGATCGTGTCGTCGGCGGCATCGGCGGGCACCCCGATTACTGCACCGCGGGGCGATTGAGCCCTGACGGGTTGTCGATCATCGCTGTCACGAGCCGATTCGGCGGCCGCTCTCCGCTCGTGGAGCGCTTGAGCCGCCCGGCGTCGACCCCGGCGCACGATGTGGATGTGATCGTCACCGAGCGTGGGCACGTGGATCTCCGTGACGCGGACTGGGTTCAGCGGCGTGCGTTGCTCACCGAGCTCTTCGACCGGTGA
- a CDS encoding acetyl-CoA C-acetyltransferase — protein sequence MTEAYIVDAVRTPVGRRRGGLSGAHPADLAAHVIKTVVGRQDIDPAAIDDVILGCLDNIGSQAGDIARTAALAAGLPESVPGVTIDRQCGSAQQAVHFAAQGVMSGTVDLVVAGGVQKMSQFPILSAFAAGEPYGSTDPWTGCEGWHARYGDQEISQFRGAEMIAAQWKLSREDNERFAMTSHERALAAIEQGYFAREITEYAGISTDEGPRADTSPEKMAALPTLVDGGVLTAAVASQISDGAAALLIASADAVDRFNLTPRARIHHMSVRGADPVMMLSAPIPATQHALKRAGMSIDDIDVVEINEAFAPVVLAWITELGADPSKVNPNGGAIALGHPIGCTGARLMTSMLHELERTGGRYGLQTMCEGGGQANVTIIERI from the coding sequence ATGACTGAGGCTTACATTGTTGACGCTGTCCGCACCCCCGTCGGGCGTCGACGCGGTGGATTGTCCGGTGCGCATCCCGCCGACCTGGCGGCACACGTCATCAAGACTGTGGTGGGGCGCCAGGATATCGACCCCGCCGCGATCGATGACGTCATCCTGGGCTGCCTGGACAACATCGGCTCGCAGGCCGGCGATATCGCGCGCACCGCGGCACTCGCCGCGGGATTGCCCGAGTCGGTTCCCGGTGTCACGATCGACCGCCAGTGCGGATCAGCCCAGCAGGCAGTGCATTTCGCCGCGCAGGGCGTGATGAGCGGCACCGTCGACCTCGTCGTGGCCGGCGGGGTGCAGAAGATGAGCCAGTTCCCGATCCTGTCGGCCTTCGCCGCCGGCGAGCCGTACGGTTCGACGGATCCGTGGACCGGGTGCGAAGGATGGCACGCCCGGTACGGCGATCAGGAGATCTCGCAGTTCCGCGGGGCGGAGATGATCGCCGCCCAATGGAAGCTGTCCCGTGAAGACAACGAGCGGTTCGCGATGACCAGCCATGAGCGCGCGCTCGCCGCCATCGAGCAGGGCTACTTCGCCCGGGAGATCACCGAATACGCCGGAATCAGCACCGACGAAGGCCCCCGCGCGGACACGTCGCCCGAGAAGATGGCGGCGTTGCCCACCCTCGTCGACGGTGGCGTTCTCACCGCTGCAGTGGCCAGCCAAATCTCTGATGGCGCAGCGGCATTGCTCATCGCCTCCGCTGACGCCGTGGACCGGTTCAACCTGACCCCGCGCGCCCGTATCCACCACATGTCGGTGCGCGGCGCCGATCCGGTGATGATGCTCAGCGCGCCGATTCCGGCCACCCAGCACGCGTTGAAGCGGGCCGGAATGTCCATCGACGACATCGATGTCGTGGAGATCAACGAGGCCTTCGCGCCGGTCGTCCTGGCCTGGATCACCGAACTCGGTGCCGACCCGTCGAAGGTCAACCCCAACGGCGGCGCCATCGCACTGGGTCACCCCATCGGCTGCACCGGAGCCCGGCTGATGACCTCGATGCTGCACGAACTGGAACGCACCGGCGGACGCTACGGCCTGCAGACCATGTGTGAAGGCGGTGGCCAGGCCAACGTCACCATCATCGAACGGATCTGA
- a CDS encoding cytochrome C oxidase subunit IV family protein produces MTFNLFRSKTTLVWFGLIAATLTSWFVGVGHGLGQEFAGVVILLIAFVKVRFVGRYFMELRHAPFGLVAVFDAWIIVVASALIGLFIRFA; encoded by the coding sequence ATGACTTTCAACCTCTTTCGCAGCAAGACGACGTTGGTGTGGTTCGGCCTGATTGCGGCGACATTGACGTCCTGGTTCGTCGGCGTCGGGCACGGACTGGGGCAAGAATTTGCCGGGGTGGTGATCCTGCTGATCGCGTTCGTCAAGGTGCGCTTCGTCGGCCGCTATTTCATGGAGTTACGCCATGCGCCGTTCGGGTTGGTCGCCGTCTTCGATGCATGGATCATCGTTGTCGCGTCAGCTCTGATCGGGCTGTTCATACGCTTCGCCTGA
- a CDS encoding TetR/AcrR family transcriptional regulator: protein MARSSGNARTPDESDSKSQRTRARILDAAAHVLSAKGYAGTRLTDVAKYAELQAPAIYYYFPSREDLIEEVMFAGISDMRRYLQEELDKLPDGTAPIDRILAAVEAHLRHELELSDYATASIRNSGQVPEHLRARQEKETAAYNRIWLRLFTKAADEGQIRSDLDTRVAMNLVLGALNWAAEWWNPKRTSIDTVVTNAQSIVRAGICPPASPASPVKPHRERSPKA from the coding sequence ATGGCCCGAAGCAGCGGCAACGCCCGAACCCCGGATGAGTCCGACAGCAAGTCACAGCGGACGCGCGCCCGCATCCTCGATGCCGCCGCACATGTCCTGAGCGCCAAGGGCTACGCCGGCACCCGACTGACGGACGTAGCGAAGTACGCCGAGCTGCAGGCTCCGGCCATCTACTACTACTTCCCCTCCCGTGAGGACCTCATCGAGGAGGTGATGTTTGCGGGTATCAGCGATATGCGCCGGTATCTGCAAGAGGAATTGGACAAGCTGCCCGACGGCACCGCGCCGATCGACCGGATCCTGGCCGCGGTCGAGGCGCACCTGCGACACGAACTCGAATTGTCCGACTACGCGACGGCATCCATCCGTAACTCTGGTCAGGTTCCCGAACATCTGCGCGCCCGCCAGGAGAAGGAAACGGCGGCATACAACCGAATCTGGTTGCGCCTTTTCACCAAAGCCGCCGACGAAGGGCAGATCAGGAGCGATCTCGACACCCGCGTCGCCATGAACCTCGTCCTCGGCGCGCTGAACTGGGCCGCGGAATGGTGGAACCCCAAGCGGACATCCATCGACACCGTGGTCACCAACGCCCAGAGCATCGTGCGCGCCGGCATCTGCCCACCGGCATCACCAGCATCACCGGTGAAGCCGCACCGCGAGCGCAGCCCCAAGGCGTAA
- a CDS encoding HpcH/HpaI aldolase/citrate lyase family protein yields the protein MCRDRKTGGGQDRCRVSAGGVALKAPDLAAARSLLFVPGDRPERFTKAAGCGADQIILDLEDAVAPALKALARRHVRDWLAGGGAGIVRVNGFDTRWCTDDLAMVAEYGCPVMLPKADAETLRSLALDVPVIALIETARGVLGAAGVCRVPGVVRVAFGSIDLSAEIGTPPDDYVALNTARSALVLASAAAGLPAPIDGVTVDVRDTAAVRKDAVAAARLGFGGKLCVHPNQVSVVNEGFSPSDAQVAHARAVVAAAGAGGAGLLDGKMVDRPVLEHARRLLSRAERVASE from the coding sequence CTGTGCCGAGACCGCAAAACTGGTGGCGGACAAGATCGTTGCCGCGTATCGGCCGGCGGTGTCGCACTGAAGGCGCCCGACCTCGCGGCGGCCCGCAGTCTCCTGTTCGTTCCCGGTGACCGGCCGGAACGGTTCACCAAGGCTGCGGGCTGCGGTGCGGACCAGATCATCCTCGATCTCGAGGACGCGGTTGCGCCCGCGCTCAAAGCCCTGGCGCGCAGGCACGTCCGCGATTGGCTGGCCGGCGGCGGGGCCGGCATCGTGCGGGTCAACGGATTCGATACTCGCTGGTGTACAGACGATCTGGCGATGGTCGCCGAGTATGGCTGTCCGGTGATGCTGCCGAAGGCGGATGCCGAAACGCTGCGCTCGCTGGCCTTGGATGTGCCCGTCATCGCCTTGATCGAAACGGCTCGTGGAGTGCTGGGTGCCGCCGGTGTGTGTCGGGTGCCCGGTGTGGTGCGGGTGGCTTTCGGGAGCATCGATCTGAGCGCCGAAATCGGGACCCCGCCAGACGATTACGTGGCGCTGAATACCGCGCGTAGTGCGTTGGTCCTGGCATCCGCGGCAGCTGGTCTGCCCGCACCGATCGACGGCGTCACGGTTGATGTCCGCGACACCGCTGCGGTCCGGAAGGACGCGGTCGCCGCGGCCCGGCTGGGCTTCGGCGGCAAGCTGTGTGTGCACCCGAACCAGGTGAGTGTGGTGAACGAGGGGTTCAGCCCGTCCGACGCTCAGGTCGCGCATGCGCGCGCTGTGGTCGCGGCCGCCGGTGCGGGTGGTGCCGGGTTACTCGACGGCAAGATGGTCGACCGGCCGGTTCTGGAACACGCCCGCAGACTTCTGTCTCGCGCTGAGCGCGTAGCGAGCGAATAG
- a CDS encoding cytochrome c oxidase subunit 3: protein MVAVVGRADRQARRLPGEEGTWVFLFGDMTVFAVLFGVYLYYRGADPVLFDGSQARLNPTFGVANTLILLTSSLLVVTAVRAVRQRANALAGRLIIGAMACGALFVVNKGVEYAQKISQGFGPATDQFFTYFYVMTGLHLVHVAVGIGLLWFMVTLTRRSELTEWQHSYLDGAACFWHMVDLLWIIIFPLLYLVK, encoded by the coding sequence ATGGTGGCAGTAGTCGGAAGGGCCGACCGGCAGGCGCGGAGACTGCCCGGCGAAGAGGGAACCTGGGTCTTCCTCTTCGGCGATATGACGGTGTTCGCCGTTTTGTTCGGCGTGTATCTCTATTACCGAGGTGCCGACCCGGTGTTGTTCGACGGCTCGCAGGCCCGGTTGAACCCGACGTTCGGAGTGGCCAACACGCTGATCCTGCTGACTAGTTCGCTACTGGTCGTCACGGCGGTGCGTGCCGTGCGGCAGCGGGCGAATGCCCTGGCCGGACGGTTGATCATCGGCGCCATGGCGTGCGGCGCGTTGTTTGTGGTGAACAAGGGTGTTGAATACGCGCAGAAGATATCTCAGGGTTTCGGGCCCGCCACTGATCAATTCTTCACGTACTTCTACGTCATGACGGGCCTGCACCTGGTCCACGTCGCCGTCGGAATCGGACTGCTGTGGTTCATGGTGACGCTGACGCGGCGATCCGAGCTGACCGAATGGCAGCACTCCTATCTCGATGGAGCGGCCTGTTTTTGGCACATGGTCGATCTGCTCTGGATCATCATCTTTCCGCTCCTCTACTTGGTGAAGTGA
- a CDS encoding FAS1-like dehydratase domain-containing protein, with product MTPTMHDWIGNWQPGREEVDDHVDPARLHSLAATLDLAVSPAGTVPPLWHWLYCQSPWPLSSDLGEDGHPADGPFLPPIPHRRRMFAGGRLGITEPLTVGEPVHRQAEVVDVAVKNGRSGEMLFVTVRHEYRQRGVVRIVEEQDLFYRSAAGGALSGDVNRNPLGESRTPWVSNPRLSSPLLFRFSALTANAHRIHYDAEYATAVEGFPALVVHGPLLAVHMAELVRAKAADRAVAALTFRLQRPVFMGDVVRVEGTPTADGAELTVVSGSGVTHASATATFVP from the coding sequence ATGACGCCGACGATGCACGACTGGATCGGGAACTGGCAGCCCGGCCGGGAAGAGGTGGACGACCATGTCGACCCGGCCCGGCTGCACTCGCTCGCCGCCACCTTGGACCTTGCCGTGTCTCCGGCCGGGACGGTGCCACCGTTGTGGCACTGGCTGTACTGCCAGTCGCCCTGGCCGCTGTCCTCGGACCTCGGGGAGGACGGCCACCCCGCTGACGGGCCGTTCCTTCCGCCGATTCCGCACCGGCGCCGGATGTTCGCGGGGGGACGTCTCGGCATCACCGAGCCGCTGACGGTGGGTGAGCCGGTTCACCGCCAGGCCGAGGTCGTTGACGTCGCCGTGAAGAACGGTCGCAGCGGCGAGATGCTGTTCGTCACTGTCCGCCACGAGTACCGCCAACGTGGGGTGGTGCGAATCGTCGAGGAACAGGACCTCTTCTACCGCAGTGCTGCCGGTGGCGCACTGTCCGGAGATGTCAATCGAAATCCGTTGGGGGAGAGCCGCACTCCGTGGGTATCGAATCCGCGGTTGTCGTCGCCGCTGTTGTTCCGGTTCAGTGCGCTCACAGCAAACGCACACCGCATCCACTATGACGCCGAGTACGCAACCGCCGTCGAGGGGTTCCCCGCGCTCGTGGTCCACGGCCCGCTGCTCGCAGTGCACATGGCAGAACTGGTGCGTGCGAAGGCTGCTGACCGAGCAGTCGCGGCACTTACGTTCCGCTTGCAGAGGCCGGTGTTCATGGGCGACGTGGTACGGGTCGAGGGCACCCCCACCGCTGACGGCGCCGAGCTCACGGTGGTGTCCGGCAGTGGTGTCACCCACGCGTCGGCAACGGCAACCTTCGTGCCGTAG
- a CDS encoding acyl-CoA dehydrogenase family protein: MRRDLYSPDHEAYRETVREFLAREVVPYQHDWDRERWIDRSVFSRAAKAGIYALQVGEQYGGSGEPDYRYRMVVCEEIARINALSFGLTVSLQDDLVLHYLLDLTNDEQKRRWLPGFATGEIIGALAMTEPGAGSDLRGLRTTARRDGEQWILNGQKTFISSGIMADLVVVAARTGSSGGSGDLSLFVVERDTPGFDRGRKLDKIGLPAQDTSELYFRDARVPAANLLGEEGRGLQYLMSHLPRERLGVTAKAIATTRAIFEMTVEYCKGRHAFGAPLSDKQHVRFELAEMATEIDIAQSYADRSVLAYNAGELTAVDAAKGKWYVSELQKRVVDRCLQLHGGYGYMTEYPVARAYLDTRIQTIYGGTTEIMKEIIGRDVVA; encoded by the coding sequence ATGCGGCGCGACCTGTACTCCCCCGATCACGAGGCCTACCGCGAGACCGTCCGCGAGTTCCTCGCCCGGGAAGTCGTCCCCTATCAGCATGATTGGGACAGGGAACGGTGGATCGACCGTAGTGTTTTCTCCCGAGCCGCCAAGGCCGGTATCTACGCGCTGCAGGTCGGGGAACAGTACGGTGGCTCCGGCGAACCCGATTACCGCTATCGCATGGTGGTGTGCGAGGAGATCGCGCGGATCAACGCCTTGTCCTTCGGCCTGACCGTCAGCCTGCAGGACGACCTGGTGCTGCACTACCTGCTCGACCTCACCAACGACGAGCAGAAGCGGCGCTGGCTTCCCGGTTTCGCCACCGGTGAGATCATCGGCGCTCTGGCGATGACCGAGCCGGGTGCCGGCAGCGATCTGCGGGGCCTGCGCACCACCGCTCGACGCGACGGCGAGCAGTGGATTCTCAACGGGCAGAAGACATTCATCTCCAGTGGCATCATGGCCGATCTGGTGGTGGTGGCGGCGCGCACCGGGAGCAGCGGAGGTTCCGGCGATCTGAGTCTGTTCGTGGTGGAGCGCGACACCCCCGGATTCGACCGGGGCCGCAAGCTGGACAAGATCGGGCTGCCGGCCCAAGACACCTCCGAGCTGTATTTCCGCGATGCCCGGGTACCCGCGGCCAACTTACTCGGTGAAGAGGGCCGCGGTCTGCAGTACCTGATGAGTCATCTCCCCCGCGAGCGCCTCGGGGTGACCGCCAAAGCCATTGCCACCACCCGGGCCATCTTCGAGATGACGGTCGAATACTGCAAGGGGCGGCACGCCTTCGGCGCCCCGCTGTCGGACAAACAGCACGTCCGCTTCGAGCTCGCCGAGATGGCTACCGAGATCGACATCGCGCAGTCCTATGCCGATCGGTCGGTATTGGCCTACAACGCAGGCGAACTCACCGCGGTGGATGCGGCAAAGGGCAAGTGGTACGTCAGCGAACTGCAGAAGCGGGTCGTCGACCGCTGTCTACAACTTCATGGCGGCTACGGCTACATGACCGAGTATCCCGTTGCCCGGGCCTATCTCGATACCCGTATACAAACCATCTACGGTGGCACCACCGAGATCATGAAGGAGATCATCGGCCGCGACGTGGTCGCCTGA
- a CDS encoding phytoene desaturase family protein: MADNQFDVIVIGAGAGGLFTAARLAHQGYRTLVVERLDKVGGRASTDDIEGFKVNNGAIVIEVGGITQQTCDEVGAPFDIREPQPPILYRIAGKDVDVTGGGWGFLLGKLTRQGAKLVKGIGAARNDSGLPEDELSTAEWVSKYTKNEGVHGIFRNMCASVFAVGSEDLPARVFLTYFTRKSAFKRFGFHPKGTIGLWQALAGAAERDGGQIWLSTPVTKIFTDGDRATGIEVQRGGQPVRIDAQVVVSDVGPAATVALVGQENVPPDYQELVKAADRPTSMISVNFASRERLIEAPGMLSFAKSRRLAYIANFTDVCPEMAPEGWHLYVGTSVPENPTGDFDEAAETEFLLQDLRDTIEGFDTRARILNVAITRDGWPPQRAVAGFDLSHDTPFTGLWNVGDGVKEYANGGTTACAETAKLVADKIVAAYRPAVSH; the protein is encoded by the coding sequence ATGGCAGACAATCAGTTTGATGTGATCGTCATCGGCGCCGGGGCGGGTGGCCTGTTCACCGCGGCCCGCCTCGCGCACCAGGGTTACCGGACGTTGGTGGTCGAACGCCTCGACAAGGTCGGCGGCCGCGCTTCCACCGACGACATCGAGGGTTTCAAGGTCAACAACGGGGCCATCGTCATCGAGGTCGGCGGCATCACCCAGCAGACCTGCGACGAGGTGGGGGCACCGTTCGATATCCGGGAACCGCAACCGCCCATCCTGTACCGCATCGCCGGCAAGGACGTCGACGTCACCGGCGGCGGCTGGGGGTTCCTGCTCGGCAAGCTGACCCGTCAGGGCGCCAAGCTGGTCAAGGGGATCGGCGCGGCCCGCAACGACTCCGGGTTGCCCGAAGACGAGTTGTCCACCGCCGAGTGGGTGTCCAAATACACCAAAAATGAAGGCGTACACGGCATTTTCCGCAATATGTGTGCCTCGGTGTTCGCCGTGGGTTCCGAGGATCTGCCGGCCCGGGTGTTCCTCACCTACTTCACCCGCAAGAGCGCGTTCAAGCGCTTCGGCTTCCATCCCAAGGGCACCATCGGGCTGTGGCAGGCCCTGGCCGGTGCCGCCGAGCGCGACGGTGGTCAGATTTGGTTGTCGACCCCGGTGACCAAGATCTTCACCGACGGTGACAGGGCGACCGGGATCGAGGTGCAGCGCGGCGGTCAGCCCGTGCGGATCGACGCCCAGGTCGTCGTCAGCGACGTCGGGCCTGCCGCCACCGTCGCTCTGGTCGGACAGGAGAACGTCCCGCCGGACTACCAGGAGCTGGTCAAGGCGGCCGACCGTCCGACGTCGATGATCTCGGTCAACTTCGCCAGCCGGGAACGGCTGATCGAGGCCCCCGGAATGCTGAGCTTCGCCAAATCACGCCGGCTGGCCTACATCGCCAACTTCACCGACGTCTGCCCGGAGATGGCCCCGGAGGGCTGGCACCTCTACGTCGGCACCTCGGTGCCCGAGAATCCGACGGGCGATTTCGATGAGGCCGCCGAAACCGAGTTCCTGCTACAGGATCTGCGCGACACCATCGAAGGCTTCGACACCCGGGCGCGCATTCTGAACGTCGCGATCACCCGCGACGGCTGGCCGCCGCAGCGGGCGGTCGCCGGGTTCGACCTGTCGCACGACACCCCGTTCACCGGGCTGTGGAATGTGGGCGACGGAGTCAAGGAGTACGCCAACGGCGGCACCACCGCCTGTGCCGAGACCGCAAAACTGGTGGCGGACAAGATCGTTGCCGCGTATCGGCCGGCGGTGTCGCACTGA
- a CDS encoding nitroreductase, whose translation MGTDLQHIVATRRSAGLPADAAETLEHLLAIRVSHRAFTPTPVPRSTIEVILRTAQLTASWCNSQPWQVTVTSGAGTARLRDALGAAVDSGQVETPDIAFPREYRGVYRDRRRESGYQLYTALGIERGDRQRQRQQTQQNFAFFGAPHVAIIHTDEALGPYGAVDCGGYVNSFLLAATAHGVGSVAQAALAMYPSVLRRELGLGDDRNIVCGISFGYPDLDHPTNRYRTTRAPLDQVVEWVTA comes from the coding sequence ATGGGGACCGACCTTCAGCACATCGTGGCAACCCGCCGTTCGGCAGGGCTGCCGGCTGATGCTGCCGAAACGCTCGAGCACCTGCTGGCCATCCGGGTCAGCCACCGCGCCTTTACTCCAACTCCGGTGCCCCGCAGCACCATTGAGGTGATCTTGCGCACCGCTCAGCTCACTGCCTCGTGGTGTAACAGCCAGCCGTGGCAGGTGACGGTGACCAGTGGTGCGGGGACCGCGCGCCTGCGCGATGCGCTCGGTGCCGCGGTCGACAGCGGCCAGGTGGAGACACCTGACATCGCGTTCCCACGGGAATATCGTGGGGTCTACCGAGACCGCCGCCGCGAGAGCGGGTATCAGCTGTACACCGCGCTCGGCATCGAGCGCGGTGACCGTCAACGTCAACGGCAGCAGACGCAGCAGAACTTCGCGTTCTTCGGGGCGCCGCACGTCGCGATCATCCACACCGATGAAGCACTGGGACCGTACGGCGCCGTCGATTGCGGCGGGTACGTCAACAGCTTCCTACTCGCCGCGACGGCCCACGGCGTCGGTAGCGTCGCCCAGGCGGCGTTGGCCATGTACCCCAGCGTGTTACGCCGCGAGCTCGGGCTCGGCGACGACCGCAACATAGTCTGTGGGATCTCGTTCGGCTATCCCGACCTCGATCACCCGACCAACCGCTACCGGACCACCCGGGCACCGCTGGACCAGGTCGTCGAATGGGTCACCGCGTGA